One Bacteroidales bacterium genomic window carries:
- a CDS encoding response regulator transcription factor, whose translation MISVLITDDHPVVRQGIKQILETCKEIDFIDEASDGSECLNKILKRDYRVALLDISMPGRSGLDLLKDIKRIKPGIAVLMLSIYPEEQYAVRAIKTGASGYLTKSSAPEELITAILKAARGGKYITQSLAERMAFEFDTNADKPLHENLSDREMEVMCLIAQGKSPKEIAESMAISQKTVSTYRERLLGKMNLASNTEIIRYAIKNGLVD comes from the coding sequence ATGATCAGCGTACTAATTACCGATGACCACCCGGTGGTAAGACAAGGAATCAAGCAAATCCTTGAAACCTGTAAAGAAATTGATTTTATTGACGAAGCCTCCGATGGCAGTGAATGCCTGAATAAAATACTGAAAAGAGATTACAGAGTAGCCTTGCTCGATATCTCTATGCCAGGCCGTAGCGGGCTAGATCTACTTAAGGATATTAAGAGAATAAAACCAGGCATTGCAGTGCTCATGCTTAGTATTTATCCTGAAGAGCAATATGCCGTAAGAGCTATAAAAACTGGTGCGTCGGGATATCTTACCAAGTCAAGTGCGCCCGAGGAACTCATCACCGCGATACTAAAAGCAGCCAGGGGCGGAAAATACATCACCCAATCACTGGCTGAACGTATGGCTTTTGAATTTGATACGAATGCAGATAAACCACTCCATGAAAACCTTTCGGATAGGGAAATGGAAGTGATGTGCCTTATTGCGCAAGGCAAAAGTCCTAAAGAAATTGCCGAATCTATGGCAATAAGTCAGAAAACCGTTAGTACCTATCGTGAGCGCCTACTCGGAAAAATGAACCTGGCCAGCAATACCGAAATTATCCGTTATGCCATTAAAAATGGCCTGGTTGATTAA